The Macadamia integrifolia cultivar HAES 741 chromosome 3, SCU_Mint_v3, whole genome shotgun sequence genome segment AACCAAGTTTTGTAGCCTCATGCATGTATCTGTTTCTCAGCTTGGCCAatgctttcctttcttctccatTAGAAATTGGATTCCCTTCTTCCTTAGATGGCCTTTGTTTATTGGCTTTGCTCATAAGGCTGATAAACTGTTTGCTGTATGTTAGCTTCAGAAATCCATTGACTTACATTTTGTGGGCGCATTTCAACCCTGTGGGAATGACTTGAAATATAGTTGAATGGCAAACAGTATTTGTGTGGCCAATCCATCTGGTTGGGACAAGGCTTGTTTATCCTTCAAGCTTGTGTGGCTCTTTAGCTTTTAAAAACATCCCTGATGTCATATAATCAATTAAAAAGGGGTAAGTGAAAACGGAAGTTTTTTATTCACCTGGGAAAACATTGAAAACAGAAATTCCTTATTTAAAAGTTCCAGTTTGGTCCTTCCACGagataatatttattttctgtcaaaactatatttttaaattgttgATTATATGGTTCCTGCCTCAAACCTAAGAGGTGTCACACTGCAATTCGATACTAACCTCTTTTCTGTTTATCTTTGTGTTCTAGGTGTCTCGGCGAAGTTCTCTTCCTCCTAATGCAAGGGATACACTGTATCATGCATTGCCTCCTGGTGTTAAAGCAGCTCTACGTACTCGATTACAGTCATTTCAGGCCAAGGAAGAGGTATGCTTCATATAAGTAACCTTCACCTTCCTTGAAAAAGTCATTCCACCTTGTACTTAGAGTAGCTTTTAGGCAATGGATGTTTTGGTTCCCTAAGGTGCTTGCCTGTATGAACAGGAAAGGACAAATAAAGGCAACATACATGGAAAATTTTTATTGCACATCTTGGTTGCTAGACAAACTAGGAATGTATCTGATCCCACAGGGATCAACTCTGTTTAGCTcaagtttctctctcttgtACACATGTATATTTACGTCTGCAACTCCATGTGCATGCTTGCAGCTTACAGCTTCTCAGATCAAAGATGAAATGGAAAAAACGCTAAGATGGCTAGTGCCTGTAGCTGTAAATACAGCCAAGTAAGTCAATAAATGCTCTCTTACTATGCATTATACATCTGTTGCTTATTTGGACAATTAGCGTTGTTCTATTATGAGTTGCCTTGCTACCTTTTGCTTCTCTTCCCCGCCCCTCCTCTTTATGGGGTAATTGAGCAGATGTCTTTCTTTATCTGTGACTTTTGCTTCTAGGCTTGTAAACATATGcttatcttttctttgttttcattttgaCTTGTTACAATCCAAATCAGAGCACATAAATCTTTTGGTTGGGTTGGAGAATGGGCAAACACTAGGTCAGTTGCTTCAATTTCAGCCTCcacttgttttcttcttcctcgttTGTTTTTTTACATTTTCCTTCTTGATTGGATCAACACTATTTATTCTTTTGCCGGAAAAAATGGACAAACTGCATCATCTCTCTCTGAGTTTTAATAGTGATTCTTATTGACTGGCAGTTCTGAGTTCAAGAAGAAGACATCTGCACCTAATAATCTGTTGCGTCTTCAGACACTCTATCATGCAGACAGGGAGAAGACAGAGCTACATATCCTCGAGGTGGTAACATGGCTTCACCGTCTGATCAGCCAAGTAAGAAGCAGAGACTATGGATTCAAGCCACTCTTTCCTGGTCGATCCCCAACACATAATGTCCTATTTTTAAGGTCCAAAACCCAGCAAGGCTCATTACCAATGTACAACAATGGTAAAATCAATGGTGAAGCCTCGCTTTTACGGCCGGAAACCAGTAGAAGCTCATCCCCAGTGCCATATAATGGTAAAAGCAATGGGCTTTTACGGCCGGAAACCAGTAGAAGCTCTTCCCCAGTGCCATACAATGGTGAAAGCAATGGTAGAGCCCTGCTTTTACAGCCTGAAATCCATGAAAGCTTATCCCAAAAGCATAATAATGGGAAAATCAATGGTGAATCCCTGGTTTTACGGCCTAAATCCCATCAAAGCTCGTCTGCAGGGAATAACGATCGTAAAACCAATAGCAAGGTCCTGTTTCAGAATTTACAGGCTGAAACCCAACAATATTTATCCCCATTGCATGATGATGGTAAAACCAACATCAAGAAGTCACAGCCACAGCCTGAAAACCAGCAAGACTCGTCTCCATTGACAAGTAGTAGTAAAATCAATAGTAAAACCAGTAAAAAGGTTTCTAAATTATCTCAAGAAGACAGAGAAATGTTGGAAAGGATCAAGTGGAGAAGGCTGGTTCCTAGAAGAAGCAAAAGCCTGGAATTCAGTGTGGGCAAGAAGGGAGGGAAGCAAAGTTTGAGGCTGAGCAGGAGCACTGGTAACTCTCCTATGAGCTCAGTGCATCTCAAGACGTTGACTGTACCATGACTGACATTTTGGACGTGATGGGTGGGCTGAGTATCTCTTCGCAtgatttgcatttttttctcatttcccAATTTCAGTTTTGCATTCGAATCACCCaaccccagaaaagaaaaggaaagaaagaaacagggaagaaaatccATCTAATTTTTGTATTTCCTTTTGACTTTGTTCGGTTCTGATGTAAATAGATGTTTTGTTTATGGTTTCCTTTTGTgctttataaataataattaattatattggTTCCGAAGAAAAATTTATGCCCTTTTGAGCTCAACAAGTCTCTCTCTTGGGCAAAATGGTTTCCTGCATGAATCATCCCTTCATATTCTACAATTTCTCCAAAAGAGCTTGGCTCCTCCTTTCTTTAGAAACTGTTGCTCAACCCCTTGGGGCAGGCATTGGGTATATTAGCGAGAGGGTGGTCATGGGAGAGGGAAGTAAGAGAGAAATGTGgggaaaatgtaaaataaaaatgtgagtGAGGGAGTAACACTAttatgggtagttttgtaatacTTGGATAATTTAGTTAATCAAAAGACTGAGTAAAGTTTTTCATACATGCACGCCACACCAATGgttgttttgaaaaaaaaaaaaatgtaatttataTGGGATCCACATTTCCGTCCTCTCATAGTGCAACATGTCACCTTAGTTGTAGAGAGGCCAAATCAAACGGTCAGACCAGATAAGCTTGGGAATAAAAAAGATGGATCAGGCCCTAATATgtcattttgatctttttaacCTATTTTCATTGTCATATACAACCAGAAAATTTTGCAAAAaggataaataaatgaatataaaCAAAACTCTCAGGGATTTTTTCAATTGAGTATGAGAAAGTAGtacagaagagaagaaacaaaaatatttttgaaatgcAAAACAAATATGTCGAATACAACTTAtaattaaaatttcagatttttttctatatatgaTCGATATctttatgagaaaaagaaccaTGCCTGCTCATGTGGCCCCAATACATGGTCAATTACACAATTAAGCTCAAGGTTCTAAAATACAATTAAatgattggaaataaaaaaagaagaagaagaagagagggtttCCTATACATAGTTGATTACATAGTTAAggtttccaatttttttttttatatataattagtctttttttttttttcattaacgGATGTGGATCATACAtcgtacgagaatgattctcgtacaagGACTTGATCTGAACTCAGTGTTCAGAGTATCAAGACCTTCAGCCTAATCAGTCCCAAACACACACGTATGTCCTTATACACATACACTAAATCAACACTGAATCCTATGAGAACCAAAATATATAATCAGTCTTCATGTATGGCACCTTATTATTATCATATTTTTTAGGGGTGTGTGTGTGCGCAATAGAACAGTTGAGATGCCCCACATTTGCTCTCCATGTGGTCAAAACTAGTTGctaattaaattaataatttttccttcttaacATATCATGTTTGATCTCCTCCTTACTTCCAACTATTAGACAAGATTCTGGACTCCCAATTAAGTGTTACA includes the following:
- the LOC122073475 gene encoding protein PSK SIMULATOR 2-like, with product MGGVCSAGLTNRGTVNLINGSKNVAKIKRIKSSREETKDDFSFSDENVYETTQSKVDFCELSISCELKSQPPPSRTSSSKVPHMSSILGRARIVGLERAVEVLDTLGSSMSNLNASTGFVSGMTSRKNKMSILAFEVANTIVKGANLLQSLSKESIQFLKKEILLSDGVQRLVSTDMEELLRIAAADKREEWDVFSREVFRFGNLCKDPQWHNLGRCFQKLDSDTTTHRQIKEEVEMTIQELATLALNTAELYHELHALDRFEQDYRQKVEELESLHLTQGGENLMILQSELKHQRKLVRSLEKKSLWSKNLEEIMGKLVDIVTFIYEEIMEAFGNSGTTLISKDPIHKSQKLGVCGLALHYASIISQIDSIVSRRSSLPPNARDTLYHALPPGVKAALRTRLQSFQAKEELTASQIKDEMEKTLRWLVPVAVNTAKAHKSFGWVGEWANTSSEFKKKTSAPNNLLRLQTLYHADREKTELHILEVVTWLHRLISQVRSRDYGFKPLFPGRSPTHNVLFLRSKTQQGSLPMYNNGKINGEASLLRPETSRSSSPVPYNGKSNGLLRPETSRSSSPVPYNGESNGRALLLQPEIHESLSQKHNNGKINGESLVLRPKSHQSSSAGNNDRKTNSKVLFQNLQAETQQYLSPLHDDGKTNIKKSQPQPENQQDSSPLTSSSKINSKTSKKVSKLSQEDREMLERIKWRRLVPRRSKSLEFSVGKKGGKQSLRLSRSTGNSPMSSVHLKTLTVP